GACCATCATGATGCGGGAGTAATGCTCCGAGTTCCAGGTGTAGAGGAGCATGGTGACGTTGAGGGAAAGCGTGGTGATCTTGCTCCAGATGGTCTTGAGCGGTAGCTCGCGGTGCTCTTTGAGAAGGGCGATGGAGAAGATGAGGTAGAAGACGTTGCGCAGGGTGAGGGTGATTAGGCCCGCGCAAAGCATGGTGGGGAAGTTTTCGTTGGGATCCCACAGCATATTGAGGAAGATGGCCAGGAAGATGAGGTTCCCGAGCAGCTTCTCGCCGAGCTCCAGCCAGAATAGGGCCAGGGGGCGCTCGATGTCCTCTAGTTGCAGCTTGAAGGAGGCCCAGAAGCCCATGGCCAGCGAAGCCGAAAGGAACAGGGCGCCAGCGAGCGGTTTGTGCAGGAACAGGCAGACCAAGGTGGCGGCGAAGGTGCCCATCTTGGTGAGGACCCACGCGCGGCCCGCTTTGCGCTTAGGCTCCAACCGGGCCTGCTCTGATTCCGTTCCGGCCGCGGCGGCCGTGCCGGCGGGGATCTCTGCCATGGGGTAAGTATAGGAATTCCCCTAAGCGGGGGCGATGGGCCGCAGGGCGGGGCCGCGAACGGCATCCCCTGGCGGCCGTTAGCATCCCCTCGGCTTCAGGTCTGCGCCAGGATTTCCCGGGCATGTTTCAGGGTCGCCTGCGAGCTTTCGTCGCCCATCATGCGGGCCAGTTCCTGCACGCGTTCCTTGGGGGAGAGAGGGAGGACCTTGGTGATGGTGCGGCCGCCTTCCAGTTCCTTCACCACGCGTTGCTGTTGGGCGGCCTGGGCCGCGACCTGATGCAGGTGGGTGATGACGATGAGCTGATGATGCCCGGCCAGCTCCTTGAGGGCTTCGCCCACGCGGTTGGCGGTGACGCCGCCGATGCCGGTATCGAGTTCGTCGAAGACGAGCAAGGGCCGCGGATCGCTCTTGGCCAGCGCGGCCTTGATGGCCAGCATGATGCGGGAAATCTCGCCGCCCGAAGCGATCTGGCGCAAGGGTTTGGCCGGTTCGCCGGGATTGGCCGCCAGGAAGAATTCGATCTGATCGGCCCCCGTCGCCGTGAGGGCGGCCGTCTCGGAAGCCGGGGCGGGCGCTCCCGAGGCCGGAGCGCCCGCTCCAGAAGCTGGAGCGGGGGCGATGCGCGTTTCGAAGCGCGCGCCTTCCATGCCCAGGCCCTGGAGCTTTTCGTTCACCAGCTTGTCGAAGCCTCGGCTGGCCTCCCGGCGTTTGGCCGATAGGACTTGGGCCAGTTCCGCCGCGCGGGCGAAGGCGGAGCCCAGCTTGGACTTGAGATCGCCGATATCGGCTTCCGCGTTTTCGAAAGCGTCCAAATCGGCGCGGCGTCGGTCGCGCAGTTCGATCAACCCGGCCAGATCGGTATGGTACTTGGCCTTCAGCTTCTGGATCAGGGCCAGCTTGGCATTGAGTTCGTCCAGCTTGGCGGCATCGGCCGATTGCGGGAGGCGGAAAGCGCGTAGGGCGGAGCGCAGATCGGAAAGGGAGGCGCGGGCCGCGTCCAGGGAGTTGAGATGGGCGTCGAAGGGACTCGGGGAAAGGGCCTTGCCCAGGGCTTGCAGCTCGCGTTGCAGGCGCGCCAGCGCCCCCAGCATGTCGCCGTCTTCGCCGTCGAGCACGGAAAGCGAAGCCGCTATGCCCGAGCCAATCTTTTCCAACGAGCTTTGCATCTTGAGTTCGGATTCGA
This region of Fibrobacterota bacterium genomic DNA includes:
- the recN gene encoding DNA repair protein RecN; this encodes MLRELKIRNLAIIEAADLQWAPGFTAVTGETGAGKSILLNALKFILGAKVKADLIRQSADKLKVEAVFGVPPSKALRKALEKMEIDPEGDELVLERELSQAGKNRCRVNGTLVTQAALEEIGSHLVDLHGQHHQQSLLDPATHLEFLDGYAKLENQAEAYQSAWRAWRAAGDKLREAEENARRVREQYDFLKFQAKELEKAPLAPGEEERIESELKMQSSLEKIGSGIAASLSVLDGEDGDMLGALARLQRELQALGKALSPSPFDAHLNSLDAARASLSDLRSALRAFRLPQSADAAKLDELNAKLALIQKLKAKYHTDLAGLIELRDRRRADLDAFENAEADIGDLKSKLGSAFARAAELAQVLSAKRREASRGFDKLVNEKLQGLGMEGARFETRIAPAPASGAGAPASGAPAPASETAALTATGADQIEFFLAANPGEPAKPLRQIASGGEISRIMLAIKAALAKSDPRPLLVFDELDTGIGGVTANRVGEALKELAGHHQLIVITHLHQVAAQAAQQQRVVKELEGGRTITKVLPLSPKERVQELARMMGDESSQATLKHAREILAQT